In Candidatus Eisenbacteria bacterium, the sequence CTCGTCCGGGTTCCTCCTGGCGTAACCCCATGTCGGCGCTGCCGTACCGTCGTCCATGTCGGCCCAGCGATGGATCAGCCACTGCTGGCCGACCTGCCGGAAATAGAGGACGCACGAGCCCTGGATCACGACACTGTCGCTCAGGCTTCGCCTATACACCAATCGGTAACCGAGGTTCTTGTAATAGAAGTATCCGCTCTCCGGATAGCTCGAGTCGCTCGGGCTCCAGGTGAGGCGGAAGGTCCCCGTCTTGCCGAACATCCGATCGAGAGCGTTGATGTCCTCCGTCCGGCTCCAGAGGAGGGAGTCCTCCGCGACGTCGAAGGGATCGAAGCGGAACTTGTAATCCTCCGTCATCGACCGCTCGAAGTTCGGCGTGGCCTTCGCGGCCGTCGTGATCCTGAGGTTCCTGAGCGCGATCCAGGGATCCGTGGGGGTGTCGAACGCGACCGGGTTCGACTGCACCTTCTCCGCCTCGCGGAGGTCGAAGAGCCCGCAACCGGCCGCGGCGGCAAGCAGGAGCGCGAGCAATCCGGATGCGGCCGCGCGCCGGAAGTGGCCCGACGGGAGGGGCAGAGCCGCGCGTTCGAGGCCGCGGCTCATCAGAAGGTCCTCTCGACCGAAGCCCGGACGTTCCAGAAGTCCTTCTCGGTCAAGGACATCGTCTTCTGGAACGAGCCGCTCACCTTGAACGCGTCGGAAAAGGTCTTCTCGAGCTCGGCCCTCAACGAGAACTCCCCCCGGTCGCTGGTCGAGACGCGGTCGGGGCGACCGGGAATCGCCGAGAGCGTCCGGTTCTCGCGGCGGTCGAACATCTGCCTCGCCTCCAGCCGCACCGCCTGGGCGATCGTGTAGTTGGAAGACAACGAGAGAACCTGCCTCCTCTCCTGGGATTGCGCGTCGTAGGTCCTCGGGTCCCCTCCCGTCCCCTGCAGGTAGCGCCCCGACTCCCGGAACTGATACTCGTGCGAAAGCGCGACCGCGATCCTCGAGGAAATGGGATTCGAGAAAGTCGTCTGCACGCCATTGGTGCGGATCAGAGCGTCGCGGCTCCTCTCGGTGTCATAGAACGTGTAGTCGGCCTGCACGCTGTATTGTTGGTCTATCCGCATCGATCCCCGTGTGTAGGTGACCTGGCCGGTCACCTTGTAGGTCTGATTCGTGTTGTTGTTGCCGGCCTTCTCTCCCGGAATGCTCACCGAGATCCGTTCGCTTGTATTGTAGCTGAAGAAGCCGCTCCAGATCGCGGACGGCCGGTAGTTCAGGACCGCGTCGGTGACGCTGCGCCGCTCGTCGCGGTCGTTCGTCCCGCCGTCGTAGGTGAACCGCAGGAGAGAGATGTCCTGCGAGAGCTGGAGCATGAACTTCTGCCCCAGGCTCCGCATCACGCCCACGCGCATCCGGCGGCTGACCTGCTCGAAGTCGGCCTGGTCCTCGAGGGCATTCTCGGCCTTGTCCTCGCCGAACGCCATACGGAGCTCCGTCTGCTTCAGGGGCCCCGCGATCGGCGGGAGCTTCGCAGAGCCCTCGATCGTCCCGGAGGTCGTCACCTTGGTGAAGTCCCTGCTCTGGAGCGCGTAACCCGCCCGGGCCGTCGACTTCCGCACGTTTCCGCTCAGGCTGTAATCCTTCGCGGGGCTCCAGGCGAGCGTGAGATCGGTGCCGATGTCCTGCCCTTCCTTGGACTCCCTCCCTCCCTCCCCTTCGTTCGCGAGGATGTCCCAGTACTCGTTGATCTCCTTCCCCCAACGGCCCGTGAGATCGGACTGCAGCGTCGTGTGCGGCTTCCAGCTCAGATTGCCGTTGAGATATCGCGAGCGATTCGACGTGGCGTCCTTCGTCTCGCCCGTCAGTCGGCCCTGGGCGTCCCTTTGCCGGGTTCGGGAATCCCCATCCCGGCGGTCCTCCGTCACGCTGGCCGAGAAGCCCACCCCTCTGAGATCTCCGGTCAGCGAGGCATCGTAGTGCTCGATCAGGGCGATCGTTCTTGTCGAGTCGCGTCGTCCCGACCTCCTGCTCACGCTCTCGTCCAGACCGCGCCCGAAGTTGGCCGCCGTCGACAGGCTGGCGTTCTTGAGGAAGGGGATGTGCTCCCTCATGAGGTGCTCCGGGTACCTTGACTCGGTCGCCAGCGCGAGGTCCGAGCGGTTCTCCACCTGATCGTTGAGCCTCGAGAGGCGGGAGTCGCGGCGGAAGGTCCCGTCGAGCCCGATCGTCCAGATCCGTCTCGATCCGAGGCCGTAGTCCGCCTTGAAGTCCATGAGGCCGGTCCGCGCTCGCAGGTTGCTCTGCGCCTCGTCCCGCCTCTGCCTGATGCTCCAGTTGTTTCCCAGCCGGAGCGGACCGATCGTTCGCGACATCTCCAGCTTCTGGTCCCAGCTCTTGGAGGTGCGGTTCACCTGGTATCCGCTGTTGTAGGAGGGATGAAAGGAGAGGCGGCGGAAGAGGCCCGGCGAACCGATCGTGTCCGCGCGCGCCGGACTCGGAGGTTGTGCCGACGCCTCCCGCGCCTCGGGGGATGCGAGCCCGAGCAGGCAGAGGGCAACGATGACGATCCTGTTGATCACTACCTCCAGATCTTGCAGGGACTTAAACGCGAGCCGGAGGGCAGGGTTCCCCCGAAAGAATCGACCGCCTGAAGAGGGATCTTGAAGGAGCCCGACCGACTTGAGAAGACCTTTTCGGGGCCCGTTCCTCAAGGCGAGAGACCCCGGAGCCGAAGAACTGGGGGGAGGGGAGGCAGGATTGGACCGCGTCGATCTCGCAGGTGCCGTTCACAGAACCGCAGCCGAGATGGAGTCTCGGGATGCGGCCCGAGTCCTCGTCGTCGATGACGAGCCCGAGCTGCGTCAGGCGCTGCGCATCCGACTGGCCGGACAGGGATACGACGTGGCCACCGCCGGCGACGGGGTGGAGGCGATGAGGGAGCTCAGACGGGCGCCTGCGGACGTCGTCCTCCTCGACCTGCACATTCCGGCAGGGACGGGCTTCAAGATCTGCGAGCGGATCCGCGCGACACCGGCCCTCGCCGCGACGCCTGTGATCGCGATCACCGCCGATCCGACTCCCCGCGCGGAGCAGCGATGCTTCGAGCTGGGATGCGCCGCGTTCTTCCTGAAGCCGTACGACTCTCTCGATCTCCTCGTCGCGATCGAGCGGGCGATCGGGCGCCGCGAGGAAGACGGACCCCGACGGTTCCCTCCGCCCCGCGACACCAAGGCGAGCGGGCGCGCCGCGAGGCCAGGCGGCCCCAGAACCTAGCCGGGCCGAGCGGGTGCGCCATGCGGGCGTCCCAGTCGCAGGCAAGCCTCGCTAGTCGCCGGCCCGCTGCGCGATCAAGCGGTTCGCCCGATAGAGGCTCTCGAAGGTCCCCGCATCGGTCCACCAGCCCCGGAGGATGTCGAAGGTCATCTGCCCTTTGCGGATGTAGGCGTTGTTGACATCGGTGATCTCGAGCTCCCCCCGCGCGGACGGTTTCAACGTCGAAATCACATCCCAGACCCAGCCGTCGTAGAAGTAGACGCCCGTGACGGCGTAGCGCGACTTCGGGCGCTTCGGCTTCTCCTCTATCCCGAGGACCTTGTCGCCGCCGATCTCTGCCACGCCGAAGCGCTCGGGATCATCGACTTCCTTCAAGAGGATCTTGGCGCCCGCCTCCTGCCGGCGGAACGACTCCACGTAGGGCGTGATGTCGTCCTCGAGGATGTTGTCGCCGAGCACGACGACGATGCGATCCCCCTGTCCGTAATAGCGCGCCAGGCCCAGGGCTTCGGCGATCCCTCCCTCTCCCTCCTGGTAGACGTAGTCGATGTGGGAGAGACCGAAGTCCTTGCCGTTGCCCAGCAGGCGCAGGAAGTCCCCGGCATTGTTGCCCCCGGTGACGAGGAGGATGTCCCGGATGC encodes:
- a CDS encoding response regulator, with the translated sequence MDRVDLAGAVHRTAAEMESRDAARVLVVDDEPELRQALRIRLAGQGYDVATAGDGVEAMRELRRAPADVVLLDLHIPAGTGFKICERIRATPALAATPVIAITADPTPRAEQRCFELGCAAFFLKPYDSLDLLVAIERAIGRREEDGPRRFPPPRDTKASGRAARPGGPRT
- a CDS encoding spore coat protein yields the protein MRGVVLAGGLGSRLSPLTRVTNKHLLPIYNKPMIFYPIETLVRAGIRDILLVTGGNNAGDFLRLLGNGKDFGLSHIDYVYQEGEGGIAEALGLARYYGQGDRIVVVLGDNILEDDITPYVESFRRQEAGAKILLKEVDDPERFGVAEIGGDKVLGIEEKPKRPKSRYAVTGVYFYDGWVWDVISTLKPSARGELEITDVNNAYIRKGQMTFDILRGWWTDAGTFESLYRANRLIAQRAGD